The following proteins are encoded in a genomic region of Negativicutes bacterium:
- a CDS encoding AsnC family transcriptional regulator, translated as MLTSFDKALLNILQTNLPLTERPFQVLADQLNTSEEEVIARLNELKELGYIRKIGLFFDSAKLGYEGTLIATKVLPEQLENVANVINQYNGVTHNYEREGDYNLWFTLITIDMEQQEEILNHIKSLPGVLDLINLPANKKYKVSVNFNLK; from the coding sequence ATGCTAACTTCATTTGATAAAGCTCTATTAAATATTTTACAGACAAATTTACCGTTAACCGAAAGACCATTTCAAGTGTTGGCGGATCAATTAAATACTAGCGAGGAAGAAGTTATTGCAAGGCTTAACGAATTAAAAGAACTCGGTTATATTAGAAAAATCGGCTTGTTTTTTGACTCGGCAAAATTAGGCTATGAAGGAACTTTAATTGCCACAAAGGTTTTACCAGAGCAGTTGGAAAATGTCGCTAATGTTATTAATCAGTACAATGGGGTGACTCATAATTATGAGCGTGAAGGCGACTATAATTTATGGTTCACTTTGATAACGATAGATATGGAACAACAAGAAGAAATATTAAACCATATTAAAAGTTTACCGGGAGTATTAGATCTTATTAACTTACCAGCTAATAAAAAATATAAAGTAAGCGTCAACTTTAATTTAAAGTAG
- a CDS encoding YihA family ribosome biogenesis GTP-binding protein gives MNSEINIIRAEYVASAVRPDQYPEGDLAEIVFIGRSNVGKSSLINSLSRVGGLARISGTPGKTQTINFFKMTAKLDEETRKDFFLVDLPGYGYAKTGQANRKRWAKFIDEYLLTSKRLKFVCQLIDSRHQPMKTDIDMFKWLVENNLPVLVIATKTDKISKMAIQKHLNEIKKALGVDNMDILPYSSAKNVGRAELLDVIGNSLLE, from the coding sequence ATGAATAGTGAAATAAATATTATCAGAGCGGAGTATGTTGCTTCGGCAGTCAGACCGGATCAATATCCAGAAGGGGATTTAGCAGAGATTGTTTTTATTGGCAGATCTAATGTTGGTAAATCATCGTTGATTAATTCCCTAAGTAGAGTTGGCGGTTTAGCTAGAATAAGTGGTACACCGGGGAAAACGCAAACTATTAATTTTTTTAAGATGACTGCTAAATTAGATGAAGAAACTAGAAAAGATTTCTTTTTAGTTGATTTACCGGGGTATGGTTATGCTAAAACTGGGCAGGCTAATCGAAAACGATGGGCAAAATTTATTGATGAATATCTTTTAACATCGAAAAGACTTAAGTTTGTTTGTCAATTAATCGATAGCAGACATCAACCAATGAAAACTGATATTGATATGTTTAAATGGTTGGTGGAAAATAATTTACCGGTGTTAGTTATTGCGACTAAAACAGATAAAATCAGTAAAATGGCGATTCAAAAACACTTAAATGAAATTAAAAAAGCATTAGGTGTAGATAATATGGATATTTTGCCATATTCCTCTGCTAAAAATGTGGGAAGAGCAGAGTTGCTTGACGTAATCGGTAATAGTTTGTTAGAATAA
- a CDS encoding polyprenyl synthetase family protein: protein MFDIVKNDLEKLEEILLEVVSSPVPLITEIGTHLVKAGGKRLRPALYFLANCKVARTKNIMDLAVALELIHMATLVHDDVVDKAATRRGIITANAKWGNQISVLTGDYLFSKAFSLVAQNPNSRIMSVLTDLICAMSEGEIIQNQEIFVPEMEESVYFTKIAKKTADFIAASCELGAIMAELSTDEVEALRQYGYCIGMAFQITDDILDITATTEKMGKPVGNDLLQGIVTLPTIYAMNNSVDKDELKQIVATQNMTKEQLARGLSIINETAAIKYSYQVVDDYLTKARNVLPSCLDTEVKEAFNSVADFVQMRDF, encoded by the coding sequence ATGTTTGATATCGTAAAAAATGATTTAGAAAAATTAGAAGAAATTCTGTTGGAAGTTGTTTCTTCACCGGTACCATTGATAACAGAAATAGGAACTCATTTAGTAAAGGCTGGGGGAAAAAGATTAAGACCCGCCCTTTATTTTTTGGCTAATTGTAAAGTTGCTAGAACTAAAAATATCATGGACTTGGCGGTAGCCTTAGAGTTAATTCATATGGCGACATTAGTACATGATGATGTAGTGGACAAGGCGGCGACTAGAAGAGGAATTATTACAGCTAATGCAAAATGGGGTAATCAAATTTCTGTTCTAACAGGAGACTATCTATTCTCCAAAGCTTTTTCGTTGGTAGCACAAAATCCTAACTCCAGAATAATGTCAGTTTTAACTGATTTGATTTGTGCAATGAGTGAAGGTGAGATTATTCAAAATCAAGAAATTTTTGTGCCGGAAATGGAAGAAAGTGTTTACTTCACAAAAATTGCGAAAAAGACCGCTGACTTTATCGCTGCGAGCTGTGAATTAGGTGCTATTATGGCTGAATTATCAACAGATGAGGTAGAAGCATTACGCCAATATGGTTATTGTATTGGAATGGCGTTTCAAATAACTGATGATATTCTTGATATTACAGCGACTACAGAAAAAATGGGTAAACCGGTAGGGAATGATTTATTACAGGGAATTGTAACTTTACCGACTATTTATGCAATGAATAATAGTGTGGATAAAGATGAGTTAAAACAAATTGTGGCGACTCAAAATATGACAAAAGAACAATTGGCAAGAGGTTTGTCAATTATCAATGAAACAGCTGCGATAAAATATTCTTATCAAGTGGTTGATGACTATTTAACAAAAGCACGAAACGTTTTGCCGAGTTGTTTGGATACAGAAGTTAAAGAAGCTTTTAACAGTGTTGCAGACTTTGTGCAAATGCGCGATTTTTAA
- a CDS encoding AsnC family transcriptional regulator: protein MLDELDKKIIATVQDEIPIVPRPYLALAEKIGITEAELITRLNNYAKSGKLRKSGAVLRHREVGFAANVLCAWKVPPDKLEQIGANMATNTAVSHCYDRKTTKNWPYNVYTMIHAHTRAECSDIANNIAQENNLTDYKMLFSIKEWKKTSMRYFC from the coding sequence ATGCTTGATGAATTAGACAAAAAAATTATAGCGACAGTGCAAGATGAAATCCCTATAGTACCTAGACCATACTTGGCATTGGCAGAAAAAATTGGAATAACGGAAGCTGAACTAATAACTCGTTTAAATAATTATGCGAAAAGCGGTAAGTTGCGTAAATCCGGTGCGGTATTGAGACATCGAGAAGTTGGCTTTGCCGCTAATGTGTTATGTGCATGGAAAGTGCCACCAGATAAGTTGGAGCAAATTGGTGCCAATATGGCTACAAATACAGCAGTATCACATTGCTATGATCGAAAAACAACAAAGAATTGGCCTTATAATGTTTATACGATGATTCATGCTCATACTAGAGCTGAGTGTAGTGATATTGCCAATAACATTGCACAGGAAAATAATTTAACTGATTATAAAATGCTATTTAGTATTAAAGAGTGGAAAAAAACAAGTATGAGATATTTTTGCTAA
- the tatA gene encoding twin-arginine translocase TatA/TatE family subunit — translation MPELILILIIALVVFGPSKLPDIGKALGKSLNEFKKATNSNDDKVIDITKDAEKTEKLSETTDLKNDKDKAK, via the coding sequence ATGCCGGAATTAATACTGATTTTAATAATTGCATTAGTTGTATTTGGTCCTAGTAAACTACCTGATATTGGCAAAGCATTAGGGAAAAGCTTAAATGAATTCAAAAAAGCAACTAATTCAAATGATGATAAAGTAATTGATATAACAAAAGATGCCGAAAAGACAGAAAAATTGTCTGAAACTACAGACCTTAAAAACGATAAAGATAAGGCTAAGTGA